In one window of Chryseobacterium phocaeense DNA:
- a CDS encoding DUF2490 domain-containing protein, protein MRKVFTKLLYTVLSLGSITALAQKNDLGAWYMYFGNNKISKKLNWHNEIQYRNFDAVGDLEQLLIRTGIGYDLSENNNNVLLGYGFILSQPYVNGEKKENIEHRIFQQFITKQKFGRFNLQHRYRLEERFLQDDFRMRFRYMIGLNIPITNKEMLPKSLYASVYNEIFLHFDSPVFDRNRVYGALGYVINKNMRIEAGYMNQIQENRNRGQIQIGFYNNIPFNKN, encoded by the coding sequence ATGAGAAAGGTCTTTACGAAGCTGTTATATACGGTATTAAGTCTGGGTTCCATAACTGCGTTGGCACAAAAGAATGATCTGGGAGCGTGGTATATGTATTTCGGGAATAATAAAATCAGCAAAAAACTGAACTGGCACAATGAGATCCAGTACCGGAACTTTGATGCCGTAGGAGACCTTGAACAGTTACTGATCCGTACGGGAATAGGATATGACCTGAGCGAAAATAACAACAACGTATTGCTGGGCTATGGTTTTATTTTGAGCCAGCCTTATGTAAATGGCGAAAAGAAGGAGAATATTGAACACAGGATCTTCCAGCAGTTCATTACCAAGCAGAAGTTCGGGCGTTTCAACCTTCAGCACAGGTACAGATTGGAAGAACGCTTCCTTCAGGATGATTTCAGGATGAGATTCCGGTATATGATCGGTTTGAATATCCCGATTACCAATAAGGAAATGCTTCCGAAATCCCTGTATGCTTCAGTGTACAACGAGATTTTCCTGCATTTTGACAGTCCGGTTTTCGACCGGAACAGAGTGTATGGAGCTCTGGGTTATGTGATCAATAAAAATATGAGGATAGAAGCCGGTTACATGAATCAGATCCAGGAAAACAGGAACCGCGGCCAGATTCAGATCGGTTTTTATAATAATATTCCTTTTAACAAAAATTAA